In Halapricum desulfuricans, a single window of DNA contains:
- a CDS encoding HalOD1 output domain-containing protein, producing MREPDLVEPITHNIVNSVAKTKGISPKELEPLANVIDPDALEALFGSPSDQRREFRFEYEGCTVFVTSSEVRVREQLGTGPRASTARQLE from the coding sequence ATGCGAGAACCTGACCTCGTTGAACCTATAACCCATAATATTGTAAACTCCGTTGCTAAAACAAAGGGTATTTCACCGAAGGAACTCGAGCCGCTGGCGAACGTCATCGATCCAGATGCACTCGAGGCGCTGTTCGGGTCTCCATCGGATCAGAGGCGAGAATTCCGGTTCGAATACGAGGGTTGCACCGTCTTCGTAACCAGCAGCGAGGTCAGGGTGCGGGAGCAGCTTGGTACTGGACCTCGGGCAAGTACCGCGAGACAACTCGAGTAA
- a CDS encoding RNA-guided endonuclease InsQ/TnpB family protein, with translation MEYSHRYRAYPTDEVAERLEHHLDVHRQLYNHVRWEYENSPADDKPSEYDQNNNLPEWKQRWPIFAELHSKAAQATVARFYHNLTILRKLKEKGYDVGRLTRQAPSEYRSVTYNQSGFDLDEKRGHDTDAYVRFSKIGWVKIRYSRPIPDHATINEVTFKKETTGEWFVSFGLETDDAVLPEKPDVDSLDASNSVGIDLGIQKYIHTSDGTTVEWLDLEDEYERLRREQRNLSRKEHGSNNWENQRKQVAKVKRHIRRKVLDYQHKITTCLVREYDAVFVEDLDVTEMLEQSHNARNKQDAAWRQFIQLLEYKADLYGCHVVQVEPKGTTKECARCGVETAKPIWVRDHSCPSCGFETDRDANAAMNVLKRGFAALGLGWPESTPVETVTATDTDDIHEVSASHVVETGSLSS, from the coding sequence ATGGAATACAGTCACCGCTACCGCGCCTACCCGACAGACGAGGTAGCGGAGCGGCTGGAACACCATCTCGATGTGCATCGCCAACTCTACAACCACGTCCGCTGGGAGTACGAGAACAGCCCAGCGGACGACAAGCCCAGCGAGTACGACCAGAACAACAACCTCCCCGAGTGGAAACAGCGGTGGCCGATATTTGCTGAATTGCACTCGAAAGCCGCCCAAGCCACCGTCGCACGCTTCTACCACAATCTCACCATCCTGCGCAAACTCAAAGAGAAGGGGTACGACGTCGGTCGGCTCACACGCCAAGCGCCCAGTGAGTACCGGAGCGTGACGTACAACCAGTCTGGTTTCGACCTCGATGAAAAGAGGGGCCACGACACGGACGCCTACGTCCGCTTCAGCAAGATCGGGTGGGTGAAAATCCGATACTCACGTCCAATCCCTGACCACGCCACGATCAACGAAGTCACGTTCAAGAAGGAGACGACCGGCGAGTGGTTCGTCTCTTTCGGGCTGGAAACCGATGATGCCGTTCTGCCCGAGAAGCCCGACGTGGATTCGCTGGACGCGAGCAACAGCGTGGGGATCGACCTTGGCATCCAGAAATACATCCATACCTCGGACGGGACGACTGTGGAGTGGCTCGACCTCGAAGACGAATACGAGCGACTCCGGCGCGAGCAACGGAACCTCTCGCGGAAAGAACACGGGTCGAACAACTGGGAGAACCAACGGAAGCAGGTCGCCAAAGTCAAGCGTCACATCCGGCGCAAAGTGCTGGACTACCAGCACAAAATAACGACGTGTCTCGTCCGCGAGTACGACGCGGTGTTTGTCGAGGACTTAGACGTCACGGAGATGTTGGAGCAGTCGCACAATGCTCGGAACAAGCAAGATGCGGCATGGCGACAATTCATTCAACTCCTCGAATACAAGGCCGACCTGTACGGGTGTCACGTCGTGCAGGTCGAACCCAAGGGGACAACGAAAGAGTGCGCTCGATGTGGTGTGGAGACGGCGAAGCCGATCTGGGTCAGGGACCACTCCTGTCCGAGTTGTGGATTCGAGACGGATCGGGATGCGAATGCTGCGATGAACGTCCTCAAACGGGGGTTTGCTGCACTAGGGCTGGGATGGCCCGAATCAACGCCTGTGGAGACCGTGACCGCTACGGACACGGATGACATCCATGAAGTGTCTGCAAGTCACGTCGTCGAAACAGGAAGCCTGTCCTCGTGA
- a CDS encoding DICT sensory domain-containing protein, protein MFESYFQELQSTEYRLTVYRSGGPTDIEEWFDAHGVTVEHRHLPPGGPDPFVVLEADGEFVGSLGVTALEGLLEPPLVRPTEREEVAAGYSAVFDLIDDTLVRGMTRRELLAVSREIEDRAYRVGRGTLRVSFQALSTFESQADVYRTLATDTDLDIHIYGVADWKPPEIQGVTYHGQPAEGIDRHWVLAFDGGTDEMQACGLLAREQADGYDGVWTNDPEQVAEIATTLAESGTDN, encoded by the coding sequence ATGTTCGAATCGTACTTCCAGGAGTTGCAATCCACTGAGTACCGGCTTACGGTTTATCGAAGCGGTGGGCCAACCGACATCGAGGAGTGGTTCGACGCACACGGCGTCACCGTCGAACACCGCCACCTGCCTCCGGGCGGTCCGGACCCGTTCGTCGTCCTCGAGGCGGACGGCGAGTTCGTGGGATCACTGGGAGTCACGGCACTCGAAGGGTTGCTCGAACCGCCGCTCGTCCGGCCGACCGAGCGCGAGGAAGTCGCGGCGGGCTACAGCGCTGTCTTCGATCTGATCGACGACACGCTGGTCAGAGGAATGACTCGACGCGAACTGCTCGCGGTCAGTCGGGAGATCGAAGACCGCGCCTATCGCGTCGGACGCGGGACGCTCCGGGTGAGCTTCCAGGCGCTCTCGACGTTCGAGTCCCAGGCCGACGTGTATCGAACGCTCGCGACCGACACGGACCTCGACATTCATATCTACGGCGTCGCCGACTGGAAGCCACCGGAGATCCAGGGAGTGACCTACCACGGCCAGCCGGCCGAGGGGATCGATCGTCACTGGGTCCTCGCGTTCGACGGCGGTACTGACGAGATGCAGGCCTGTGGACTGCTCGCACGGGAGCAAGCGGACGGGTACGACGGGGTCTGGACCAACGACCCCGAGCAGGTTGCGGAAATCGCGACGACCCTCGCCGAGAGTGGCACCGACAATTGA
- a CDS encoding DUF7344 domain-containing protein, which produces MVAPEKTDRRAASSSDSRLSEDRFYDALSSVQRRRVLYHLLEEGETPIEELATVLTGWEATQRGTMSTPADHTKHHLALHHIHLPLLVEAGLVAWDRESGAVTPESLEPLVRDIVRRSVEASRS; this is translated from the coding sequence ATGGTCGCTCCTGAGAAGACCGATCGAAGAGCCGCCAGTAGCAGCGACTCACGGTTGTCCGAGGATCGGTTCTACGACGCGCTCTCGTCGGTCCAGCGACGCCGGGTGCTGTATCACTTGCTCGAAGAAGGGGAGACCCCGATCGAGGAACTCGCCACTGTTCTCACGGGGTGGGAGGCCACCCAAAGAGGAACGATGAGCACTCCTGCCGATCACACGAAGCACCATCTCGCGCTCCACCATATCCATCTACCGTTGCTCGTCGAGGCAGGCCTGGTAGCCTGGGACCGCGAGAGCGGGGCAGTCACGCCCGAGTCGCTCGAACCTCTTGTCCGGGACATCGTCCGCCGGAGTGTCGAAGCCAGCCGTTCGTAA